The DNA segment TTAATTCAAAAGTACAGAAAAAACATCCGTTGTCAATATTCTCATTATTTAAATCCGAAATATGGTTTGATTAAGGAGACAAAACATATGCGCTAACTTCTGTGTTCAATTCTGTTAATTAAATTATCTCCTGTTCCAAATGTTTACCAAACTTATACCTCTCTTTAATATTGTAAAAGAGATTGAAAGACgtccatgtttcatttattttaattacgAACACAATGTGTATTGAAAGTAAAATCGTCCGTCCACGTGAACGAAAATGAATATCCCAGTTCTTCCGTTTTCCACACCATCAACAACCCTGAACATCCCTTCGTCCAGCCAGGAAGGAATAAAGGACTAGCAGGAGTCGTGATGTTATCAGGATGCTTTTTACGGCACTTTGAGCATGTGTCttggttaaagtattttgttgcATCACTTTCTGCCTCGTAAATTCAAGTcctaaaataaacatcatttgCGATAACACTACCGGCCGATGTTGAATAGTTGAACAGTTTTGCCCATCGCTTTAACTACTACCCTCATCAAACTACTTTCCGGTGGTAACCCTGTTAAAAAGGAAGTTTCATAAAAGACGTGTAAACAACGTTTCTCCTGTATACTAGCTCGCTTAGTCCGGGCCAGATGTTTATAACTTAACTTTTTCTGAGTTTAAGAAAACATATGAGCACCAACCGTGCCATTTCCTTTCAATTATTGTATATGtgtaattattattgtattattgtaattttTGGTTTAATGTTATGATGTTACTTATTCGACGAACGGTTATCGTACTTAATTTTTTTCTTCGTTTTCTTCATCTTTTTCTTCAACTAATTTTGGCCCGGAGCAGAACTTTGGCCTGACGTGCATGAATCGACAAGCAAACAGGGAGCCAAATCCACCATGTCTTCCAGCAGCATGTCCACTGTGAAGTCCTTTGCGAGTTGTGCCAATCGAAATGGGCATTTTAGTCATGACGCTTAAACCACCAATGGTCTTTCCGCCACTAGTCATACCGACGCCTAATCCATCCAATGCCAAATCGGCTGTGGTCATACCTGCTCCAATGCCGCCCGCCGCAATACCACCCGCTCGTCCCATGCTCATCCCGTTTCCAATTGGTATACCGCCTCCCATGATACCGCCCATTTCCGCTCTCATAACGCTGGACATTCCTGCCCTAAAACCAGTCCGTATTCCAGCCCCTATGCCGCCGCCCAATCTCGCTCCGACACCGCCACTAATTCCCACTTCCATACCATCTCTTATTCCCGCTTCAATACTGCCGCCCATTTCCGTTCCAATACCAGATTCCATTCCCGCTCCCATTTCTGTTCCCATACCGCCGCCCATTCCTGTTCCCATACCGCTGCCCATTCCCGCTTCCATACCGCCGCCCATTCCCGCTCCCATACTGGCGCCCATTCCCGTTCCCAAACCACCTCCCATTCCTGTTCCCATACCGCCGCCCATTCCCGCCCCCATACCAGCTCCCAAACTTCCTTCCCTTCCCGCTCCCATACCGCCGCCCTTACCGCCGCCCATTCCCTCTCCCATACCGCCGCCCATTCCCGCTCCCATACCACCTCCTATTCCTTTTCCCATACCGCCAACAATTCCCGCTCTCATATCGCCGCCCATTTCCGCTCCCATACCGAAGCCCATTCCCGATCCAAAACCACCTCCCATTACTTTTCCTATTCCACCGCCCAGTTCCGCTCCTATGCCGCCAACAATTCTCGCTCCGACACCGCCATCCATTCTCGCGTCCATACCATCTCTCCTTCCCGCTCCAATACCGCCGCCCATTCCCGATCCCATACCACCTCCCATTCCTGTTCCCATACCGCCAACAATTCCCGATCCCACACCACCTCCCATTCCAGCTCCTATACCGCTGCCTTTCCCCACACCATTACCACTGGTATTCGCCGGACCGCTTGAGAACATTTcatacattcttatgtcctcaTTTCTTCCAGTTCGCCTCCTTTCTTCAAAGGCCTGCCTGGTTCCCATACCAATGCCGTCACCAACGCCGGCAGACACACCTCCGTCAGCGCATTCCTCTCCCCCACAGAACCCGCCATGCACAGGGTAACCGTCTTGTCCTCCTCATGCACCGATCCACCCATCTTGCAGAGGTACCCCGCCGTCTGACCCGGAGGTCATAGTAAAATGACCGGACACAGTTGAAGATCCTCTTGTCGATTGATTTAATTCACCCGTCGACATTATACTAGACGATGCGCTGCCGGGCGACTGATATAATCCATTAAAGCCAGATTTTACATCGAAACCGTCTGACGTAAATGAGGTATGAGCTCCTCCGTGCCCGATCGTATCTAAGGCGCCGCTGGTACCTCCGGTGTTAGAGGAAATACTAGTTTCACCTACAAATCCAAACGTTCCGCTTTCAAACACAACCGTGGACTCGGCTCCGACAAGGAATGCTCCGCCAACATCGAGGGCTCCGACGAATCGGTCTGTACTGGATAACCCGGAGTAAGTAGGCCCACCCCTATATTGAGACGCTATGATTTGTGATCCGCTTCTATCAAAAGATGAGATACGGTTGCCTTGACCACTACAAACTGACGAAAGCTCCACCAAAATCCATAAACAAATCATGTCTTTTGTCTGAAAAGAAATACAGAAACTCTTAACTGATCATATGTATAAGATATGAAGATTGATTTTTCTTTTGGGAATTGCCAAGCATGACAATCCGTTTATTCATTGCAAATAATcacataaacgaaaaaaaaaagatatgaggatttatcaataaaaatatctttgataaaacAGTAAAAGCAATtctattataatacattttaaactggTTGTCTGCACATTAGAATTTGTTCAGTTGACAACtttattgaacgttttgatcaCATGCCACCAGACAGACAAGAACCACATTTAGAAACCATACACGTcaatgtcatttgatattcTTTTCATTGCTTCTTAATTATAATGCAAtcttatgttgttgttttcaatcaaaatataGAAGTCTGAAATGGTTTCTAGCTAATACCTTTAAAGAAAACTAGATCCGTGTATAATATTAAAGAGTGTTTGGCAATTGATTTCAGGAAGTTTATAGTCTTGTATGTTTTTCAAGCTTGCTTCATGCGTGTTTGTCAGACTTTAGATCCATTTCAACTTAAAAGCAATAATGTAAGattcaatatttatcatatttatttctcCAAGATTGTTGTCACcgagtaatatttttttaagttggCATTGTGATAAgctgttttacattttcaacagtCTTACACTTTGATTTGATGGTGCCATAAATATTTTAGAtacttaaaacatcatttaaaacacTCCTGAATAGTAGTATAGAGTAATAGCGCAAATAAATAGAAGAATCATAATACTAATAATGCCAATGTAGATACCGTTAGCATTTTTACCGTAAATGTGTACATGAGATTACATATGATAACGACAACgccgacaacaacaacagcaataacaaaaatattgcaTGTGTATTACCAGTTTGATATCACAGTCAACTGAAAACTACTATTTCACCTATCCAGAGTCACCaaatatatacttaattatGATTCGAATCCGTATTAAAGAAATTTGATtgttattgaaatgtatttgtttgagtacAAAAACCACAACAGAAACTCGTCAGGAGTTCGTGATCAAAACCTTGCTTGAGATAAATTATGATGAAGAGCTTCTTTTTAGATGACATGTTTCGTGTTTACTGGTACGTATtgcaagaaagaaaaaaatattctgtccAATGGAGGGATCTGAAAGAGTACTTGCAACAAATTCACAAATatgttaaacgttttttttttgcttttgtgttctatgtctttggcgtttacccagtgccattagaccggatttatgtttaaacttttggctactgagcttgtgtctgtagtttttcacataagaatTCATATTACATATTCTTATTACACTGCAGCCTTCATATTTAATCTTCAGATAACGAATCAATCGGTTTCGGTATGATGTACGAGGTATCCTAGGTATCCTAGGTGATAAGTGATGTGCAATCTTATTAATTCAAAACTAAGTTGTTGTGTACACCAAGTAAACTGACGAAGCATGTACTTCGTAGAATGTCGTTGGTCACATGGATGCTATAGTataacattttgtcaatttgtcTTTTTTGGCCATGTTATATCGTGGCGAACTATTTAGAAAACAACCAATGCAAACTCAAGGCTCAGATTGATATCTTTATGTAGGAAATTAGATTTAGAGTTAACCCTTAAGTATTTTAAAGATTCCATTTCATATTTCAGTATGAACGTGTGGAATGAAGTTATAGATgacaaaagaaatataaagaGGTTAACAACCTTTAAACTTAAACACTACTCACATcctttaaataaagtatatcaGTGATTACGTtgcatatttatgatatttatcaacatattcatgCAATGTAGACATTCATAATTAATTGTAATGGATCGAGTGTCTGTCGATGAGCGCATGCAATACATTGAattaaattgttgtgttttaattataatgacattattataatcattaatattatcaatcatgtgtttccctTTGTGGTTTAGTGGTCAGAACTAAAATAGAGAGCAATGGTTCGAGTCCCGGCTTTGAACATGACTAGGAGGAAGACAAATCGGTCGACCCCAGTGTTATTACTACAATCGCTTTATTCACGATTAGATCGTTTACATCGAAAATTGCAAAAGAAGCTATAGTCAATTTTTCTTTATTCGACTTCCAATACATTGATACATGAGGatatatatagaaatagaaatatAACATAAGGACGAACGGgtcaaatgtatatatatatatatcggatttttttacataacaaaGGCTATATTTGAGAAGGTATCTTGACCTTTTTACTATCtcatattttccaaacatataCTGAAAATAGCTTTTCTCGTGAGAGTAACGCTGTGTTCGTATCCCGGATATAATCAAAGGTACAGTTGGCTTAAGTAACGGTGTGGACACTACAACTTTTGTACCATGATCTTTGCAGCCTTGAAAACTCgtattaatggaaaatatgtgGTTATACCACTGAGCAATTTTCAAATGTGTATGACGTCCGTTGCAGTCTTGTTTATGTCCCTTTAATGAAGGGCACTTGAAACATGTTATTTGTTGACGATGTTAAAACATTAGGATAACTTAGCGAGTCTAACCTATTGAAGTATTGCATGGTGTTTCATGGTACAATATGGGCAGTATCTGAACATACCACGTGGCAGTCGTAACTCAAAGAAAGCTGAAAAACACTGTATTCATGTGTTGTTGATAAGTTAGACAGCCTCTCATTGGTCAAGAGAACGATCGGCAACGCACAATAATGATCATACTAATTGGTTTTGGGTTTTCCCTATGAAGTGACACTTCTAAAAAAGTGATCAACACTTTGATTTTTGCTTTAAGAATATTCTCAAGGCCTTCTTCACTTTAactattgattttattattacatcaaGGCCTTCTTCACTTTCACTTTGCTTTTATAATAGCCTCAATGCCTTCTTCACTTTTGctattgcttttatttttaccTCAAGGCCTTCTTCAGTTTTACTTTTGCTTTTATTATAGCCTCAATGCCTTTTTCACTTTTactattacttttattattaccTCAAGACCTTCTTCACTTTGGcttttgcttttattattacCTCAATGCCTTATTCATTTTTActattgcttttattatatcCTCAAGGCCTTCTCCATTTTTacttttgcttttattttaatgccCTTTTCACGCTTactattgcttttattattacCTCAATGCCTTATTCATTTTTActattgcttttattatatcCTCAAGGCCTTCTCCATTTTTACTTTTGCTTTTATTATAATGCCCTTTTCACTTTTactattacttttattattaccTCAAGACCTTCTTCACTTTGGcttttgcttttattattacCTCAATGCCTTATTCATTTTTACTATTGCTTTTATTATAGCCTCAAGGCCTTCGTCACTTTTGCTTTTGCTTTTATTATAATGCCCTTTTCACGCTTACTATTGCTTTTATTATAACCTCAAGACCTCTTCACCTTggctatttcttttattataacCTCAATGCCTTATTCATTTTTACTATTGCTTTTATTATAGCCTTAAAGCCTTCTTCACTTTTACTTTTGCATTTATTATAGCTTCAAGGCCTTCTTCACTTTTACTTTTGCTTTTATTATAGCCCCAATGCCTTATTCAGTTTGATTATTGGTTTTAGCATTACCCCAAGCCTGCATCACGTTTGTTATTGCTTTGATTAATAGCTCAAGGATGGATTCACTTTGCTATTGTTGGATTATTGAGATTGTTCGAATATTTACAAGGGTCACTGACTTTATAAGTTTGCAATTTTGAACAATGGTACCAGTTAATAAAGCTCTATTTAACGCCGTTTTTGACAGTGGAATTATCCCACGCAGTAAGGTATTATAAGACCCATATACAACAATAAAGGGTTAAAAGAGGACCCGGTTAGTTATAGTCCAATATGTATCTTAAGCTGCCTCGGCAATTGCAAACTATTCTCTTCAGTTTCAACTGAAACACTAAAACCCGCATTAACTAACATTTTAccgaccgttccaatgcggtacctaacaatccctgataaacacacctagtttttagataatatttatgcactatgcactgtgttgtttgtggagttttgtgctgatGGTCCTTGTTTCTCTCTAAAGATAAGCTATTTATAGCATTTATAGATTTTTCTCAAGCTTTGAATCAATCTGGCACGATGGTCTCTACCATAATCCCTATTTAACCAGATTAACGGGAATATTTTCAGGGCCATATTGTctatatatgaaaacatcaaagcatgtgtaaaaatatacaataaagagtcatgttatttcaaaagtacaTTCGGAGTCAAAGAAGGCGATCAAAAAAGCCCGGCGCGATACTTTAGCCTATTCTTAAATGATACATACATACGctcaaatataaacacaatgcATACAGATCAAGAGTAAAACGATGACAAATTTCTTCAATCTGCTAATTTCACTGATACTGACGAGACGCTCCTTTTTGGACTTGAAAAGGATTTCTAAGATGTCGTCTTTTCTCCAGTAATCGAAACTTGAAATCAGCAAAACAGCATATAGCAACCGCACAGACAAGTCAATGCTTTTActcttattaataaaacataatcttGATATTCAAAAAGTCCTACAATTAAAACCTTTTGACAACACTTTCCTACCAATACTTACATACGGATTAGACATTTGGGGGGTTGTAAAAACTGATatcattgaataaaaacataatgactTTTTGCGGAGAATCACAAACCTAGGAGAAGTTCAACAATGTATATTCTTTAAGCAGAACTTGGAAGAActcacttaaataaaattatacgtTCGAAAGTGATAAAAATTTGGTAAAAACACTTAATTCCAAACTCTCTGAAATCGGTATCATCATGTTATCACTATATGCTTCACAAGCagttcagaaaaaaacaacacaaactaAACGATGTAGGCCTCTCTAATGAATTGCTCTAACAAGCATCTATAAACCTTAAGTCGATTGACAAATTAGTAAAACACACTCTTATTGACCAATTTAAACAGTCCTTGCATGCAATcatcaataatacaaataaaagcgATTGGTTTAACCTAATCAAAGAATACACTGAACAAGCCTCCAACCTTAAGATCTTGAACAGAAATGATGCTGTTACTTAAATTAGGTTCAGATCTGCAAACCACAAACAAGCTGTTGAAAGAGGTTGATGACAAAGCACATCCTATGCTTAAACGAACGAAAGTGTGATTTCTGCTCATTAGACATTGACGATGAATTTCATACGTTACTTGTCTGTAAGAAATTGTAAAccaaatcaataaatacatctCACCATTATATTTTAACCGCCCTAACATTGTGAAATATAAGCAATTTATGACAAGCACAGATCAAGACACGCTCGAAAAATTATGTTAGTCAATTCGAATAATACTTAAATCATGTAACCGAATTTAACAATACTCGCATCATATCATAACAACTACAAATTAATCCTAATCTTCCCCAGTCGTCGATGGTCAAATTTACAACCCATTCATGTATTCGCACTAAACCCACGCAGAAAAGGAGAAACAAAAACCATCTCCACCCACTGGCGTTGCGCCTCGTTATCTCATCCATCGTCATTTATAACTGCAACCTTATTCACTTTCAAGTTATAACTCAACCTTAACCCGAATGTCTTGGAGTGTATGTATATAATCCAAACCGAACAAGAACACCCCTAACCTCCCCCGGAAATATCAGCTATTTCGTAGACAGGATAAAACAACAGTGGCCCTGCTAAGCTTAAATACACGcacaaataaatggttattattttatgtaCTATTAAACACTCATTTCGAAGTCCTGTATCATATTACTAATTACCAACATGCGTTATATATATTGCAACGTGAATTAGTAATAAAACGAGTTTAGAGtgggtttaaacagtatttaatcatatgttgttaatatatcagcatGTTACAAGTATACATGAAAAAGGATTGTAGAAATAGCTTAGAGCTAAGAGCTAAGACTCCATCtcttatttatgttattataacatagaaaaatatatgtggTAAGGTTGATAGGTTGTCGGAAGTCACAAATGCATCGTTAAAGTAAAAGTTTTTATTCATAAGTGAAATTCACTTAAATAGGAAATAATCAGTAGAAAGGATAAAACGGAGAATAAGAGTAGGTATAAAGATTCTTTATGTGGAGTTTTGACCGGTTGTGGCAGAAATGGGAGATGCAGGAGAGATAGTGGTAGTAAGAAGTAGGATATGTGAACTGGTTTGGGCGCGTGTTTCGGGGACACTCCCGAGTAGGCCTTTATAATAGATAACGAAAACAAATTCGAGGCTGAGAGGAACTTATGAACATGGCGAAATAAGTTAAGGTTTGTTATGTTATCAGAATGAGCACTTCCGAATAAGAGTGATTGTAAATTAACAGGTAGAGGTGATTGGTAGTTTTGAAAGATAATCTGTCTCTGGTTGCGATATAGGTGACAGTGAAAGAAGTAGTGTTCGGTCGTTTCTATCTGCCCACACTGACAGTAGGGGTCTGGAATTatgttatttgaaaacaagtgCTCCTTTAAAATACTACAATGGGTCCTTTTTCGAGTTTTGAGTTGAGTTGTGTTGACTGGTAGAGACTCCTTGTCCTTATTTAATTGcccaataaaatgtattgacgTCATTAAATCATCCAAACATATTGTATCACAAAATTTACAACAACCTGGAAGATAAAATGATCATATCAGTGGGgtgtaaatcaatgttttaagaGCAATTTATGTGGACCAGACAAAACCAATACTGCCTTATCTAAAAAACTATAGACTACAGTATTTTATCAAAAgtacacattttgtaaacaaggaGTGCATTAGATGCGCAATAAGGTttcaagtttggtcttaacagtatTATACATTGACACGTTTAAAACCGACGATTATAAGTCCGACGTGGCAGATTTATGGCCTAGTgttaacacacttgactgtcaatccatgGTTCGCCGATCGAATCCCCGCCGCACAACTTAACAAATACTGATCGCCTTCCAGGAAAGACATCAAacgggggtcccgtgtgacagtgctatgcACTTGTGTACGTTAGCgtaccagggtagctctaactaGGGTTACATTCTGACTGTGCACTATGctgcaaaaaaacataaaatgacttATAATCGTATCGGGGCACTCGCCGAAAGGACACGGTCCGAAAGAAAGCATGAATAAGCTTTCACACCACCGACGCTATATCgcatcaattaaattaaaatagtgGACTATTATTTGTATAATGGTATGCATTTTGCAACTAACCCAAATATTCTTTAACCAAAGTCTGGGATTTACCTTCGATGTGGATTTAGGGATTTGAATGCATTCACGGATtggactattttttttatacaagtaCCTGCTGTTGTCATAGCGCTATATCAATAAACAGAACTTTATCAGAAGTCTTCATTCGTTGTTAACGAGGTCTTGATATCTGTTAAAtctagaaatatgttttaaaggtgATGTATTATTGAGAAAATCAAGAAAGAAAAATGAAGGATGGAAAACTATAGTTTGTTTTAATCTATAAAGTCGAATTTCGTGCAGGTAAGAATACATTGTATTCCATCgtatcaatttaataatttgtaCAAGGTCTTCCGTCAAGGGCATTCAGCAGCGCAAAAGTTGATGGGGAAGGTCAagcaatttaaatgtttcaaaattaaagGTTTTATTCAGTTTTGAGGAACTCTCTTTTccttattaaaacattatttcgaaattatttttggtgtaataatgaaatgagtaaaaagaatataattgtttttctcGAAAAgcatttcattcaaaacaaatgtcTGCCATCGTCTTGTTATTTGTTGATGATGTATATTCGAATAATAAAGTGAttaaataaaacctttaaaatataatgaaattcaCTTTGGCTAGTCACAAACTATTGAACTTCAAAACTAAACAgaacatgcattttaaaaacagttaacgTTTTTGTCCTTCAAAGCAACGGCTGCATAAATAGTTAATACATATTGCTGAACTCGGAATAGAAAAACGTTGACAATCAtcagaacattttttaaagatgccGCGTTAAGGCATAGTAAAATTCAGAGGATACACATGTATCAGATATACtattaaggtagcacacccctaatgaaacctccacttgaaacgcttcaattttaatgctttagcctatgttgttacgCACAACACTACAGATCTTTTGAGATTTTCAAGGTATTGGTTCGAATCCAGCTAGAAgcacaaatatgtttttctttttgttttcattagctaacattttttacagaaggtaatattgtattttcatttaaaagtaattaaatacatttatacacataaatattagcttttgtgaagattttataacttgcaggcacggctgaaataggtggttgggaattacaaactttattttgttttaaatgagactgtaaacaattttgattaccgttactaacggtttaagaaaatgcataaacatcagtttttaaacttaaatattaaaatctgcgatctattcctttgtcagaagtcttatataactggtttccatggattttcgctaaaattggttcgttccaagacTAAAAATAAAGACTAACAATAAAaggtcaaaacgttcaatctgtagCTTTAAGCCTATATCGTATGCTTAGTATTTCCTACGTTACGtcgaaattattttgattagatgaaagttgttttatacaatttttttaatgataagaAAAGTAAAACCTCTGTTTAAAATCTTAGAGATATCACTGTTTTACTCAACTTACCCCATCGATAGTATTGCACTtaacatgaacaaataaaactgtGATATATTGAATCACTTATGTCTAAATGATTTCAATGCAATGGCGAATTCGTTATCTCTTGTGCACATTCGCTTCACAAATTAACTCATAAACTGACAAATTGGGACAGTGCAATTCAATGATATTCAGCATTTATACGGGCTTTAGACCAACCGAAGCTCGACAAAACCCTATTTGGACTTCATTCATGCGCAAACACAGTTGGCActtctttcttttaaacatGCAACCACCATAACCCAATGAAAGACGTTAATGAGGGATATACCACCGAGCGACACAAACCCTATTGAGCGCGTTAATCCGAACATCCGAGCTAGACAAATCAGTGTTCGGTAGTTTTCGGCAACGCATAATCGGTAGCTtcagtaaacaaatatttacatatgaaaTGGGCCTACCAGATGCAAAATATAGTGCCTCATTGAAccaaaaatttattttcaagcatGTTCATGAACAAAAAATAGGAATCCTATCTATAATCTCATCGGAATTGATGTTTTGTGAGATATACATATAGttagttttttaataaaagactTTCAAACGCAGTGATTtccaatcaaaacaaaagtcactttttattttaattgtcgTTGTGTTATGACGGATTTTAGAAAtcacttaaaacattatttcc comes from the Mya arenaria isolate MELC-2E11 chromosome 13, ASM2691426v1 genome and includes:
- the LOC128213843 gene encoding uncharacterized protein LOC128213843, coding for MYEMFSSGPANTSGNGVGKGSGIGAGMGGGVGSGIVGGMGTGMGGGMGSGMGGGIGAGRRDGMDARMDGGVGARIVGGIGAELGGGIGKVMGGGFGSGMGFGMGAEMGGDMRAGIVGGMGKGIGGGMGAGMGGGMGEGMGGGKGGGMGAGREGSLGAGMGAGMGGGMGTGMGGGLGTGMGASMGAGMGGGMEAGMGSGMGTGMGGGMGTEMGAGMESGIGTEMGGSIEAGIRDGMEVGISGGVGARLGGGIGAGIRTGFRAGMSSVMRAEMGGIMGGGIPIGNGMSMGRAGGIAAGGIGAGMTTADLALDGLGVGMTSGGKTIGGLSVMTKMPISIGTTRKGLHSGHAAGRHGGFGSLFACRFMHVRPKFCSGPKLVEEKDEENEEKN